One region of Primulina tabacum isolate GXHZ01 chromosome 1, ASM2559414v2, whole genome shotgun sequence genomic DNA includes:
- the LOC142520141 gene encoding squamosa promoter-binding-like protein 7 produces the protein MEYYWTLLNNNASRGDGVGEHHSNSCGNPAWESWDLGGNVHAPPTSAGRQVEAGAFDALMLREEERNGGLHSCSASSPSLYSGKGPCYYNPDPHLTCLKLGKRQYLPRSCARPSYTGKKGKFCDPSCEKPSEPAAAVPGAVSAVVPRCQVEGCGAVLANAKNYHRRHKVCAKHSKAPKVVVLGIEQRFCQQCSRFHTLDEFDASKRSCRRRLAGHNERRRKSSQKHSLSKRSVQDMKTMAARRNPHHFPNSSECALSLLSSTNQSPCTWNSISASSDLPARCSHALLELIAENRASSLACSKDNILKFNNQMENLWVQNRSNLRLLSSPFPSQQTGGHLTLDLMRASSSEFGMFSSHDYDIGNSTKLYKGGNDQQEYRSELWRLPLGY, from the exons ATGGAGTATTATTGGACTCTGCTTAACAACAATGCAAGCCGTGGTGATGGTGTGGGTGAGCATCATAGTAATAGCTGTGGGAACCCTGCATGGGAATCATGGGATCTTGGTGGTAATGTCCACGCGCCGCCTACCTCAGCCGGAAGGCAGGTGGAAGCTGGTGCGTTTGACGCGCTGATGCTGCGAGAGGAAGAAAGGAACGGGGGACTGCATAGTTGTTCTGCGTCTTCTCCATCTCTTTATTCGGGTAAAGGGCCCTGTTACTACAACCCGGACCCGCATTTAACATGCTTGAAGCTGGGAAAGAGGCAGTATCTTCCTAGGAGCTGCGCCCGCCCATCTTACACGGGCAAGAAGGGGAAATTCTGCGACCCCAGTTGTGAGAAACCCTCGGAGCCAGCTGCGGCGGTACCTGGCGCCGTTTCGGCGGTGGTGCCTAGGTGTCAGGTGGAGGGATGTGGGGCGGTGCTGGCGAATGCTAAGAATTATCACAGGAGGCACAAAGTTTGTGCGAAGCACTCAAAAGCTCCGAAAGTAGTAGTTCTCGGAATTGAACAACGATTCTGCCAACAATGTAGCAG GTTTCATACCTTGGATGAGTTTGATGCATCAAAGAGGAGTTGCAGAAGGAGACTGGCAGGACATAATGAGAGAAGAAGAAAGAGTTCTCAAAAGCATTCCCTTTCTAAGAGATCCGTCCAAG ATATGAAAACGATGGCCGCCAGGAGAAACCCACACCACTTCCCTAATAGCAGTGAGTGTGCTCTCTCTCTTCTGTCATCGACGAACCAAAGTCCTTGCACTTGGAACAGCATCTCTGCTTCCTCAGATCTTCCGGCCAGATGCAGCCATGCGCTGCTAGAGCTCATCGCCGAAAATCGAGCCTCCAGTTTAGCCTGCAGCAAGGATAATATTCTCAAATTTAATAATCAGATGGAGAACCTTTGGGTTCAAAACAGATCGAATCTACGGCTCTTGAGCAGCCCCTTCCCCTCCCAACAAACTGGAGGACATTTAACGTTGGATCTCATGCGGGCTTCGAGTTCCGAATTTGGGATGTTTTCTTCGCATGATTATGATATTGGTAATAGCACTAAATTATATAAGGGAGGAAATGATCAGCAAGAGTATCGTTCTGAGTTGTGGAGACTGCCTTTGGGTTATTaa
- the LOC142520151 gene encoding uncharacterized protein LOC142520151: MVDQQAAVCCMCGDVGFPDKLFRCSKCRHRSQHSYCSNFYSESSDPIEVCDWCQCEGKNSSLTHGNSSSSRNNNNNSKAVHANEVRSAYSGDKIKQQDREEGGSPAEKSAGKSPSPRPTTRRYKLLKDVMC; the protein is encoded by the exons ATGGTAGATCAGCAGGCGGCCGTTTGCTGTATGTGCGGGGATGTCGGGTTCCCGGACAAACTCTTCCGCTGCTCCAAGTGTCGCCATCGCTCCCAACACTC GTACTGTAGCAATTTTTACAGCGAATCCTCGGATCCTATTGAAGTATGTGACTGGTGCCAATGCGAGGGAAAAAATTCCTCGTTAACACATGGGAACTCATCGTCTTCAAGGAATAACAACAATAATAGCAAAGCTGTGCATGCAAATGAAGTGAGGTCCGCCTACTCCGGCGACAAAATTAAGCAGCAGGATCGGGAAGAGGGTGGTTCTCCGGCCGAGAAATCTGCCGGAAAAAGCCCCTCGCCACGCCCCACCACCCGAAGGTACAAGCTTCTCAAGGATGTAATGTGTTGA
- the LOC142520156 gene encoding putative expansin-B2, with translation MALTSRYSLLAYLATILFVVPNLCYCFNPKLLNVSRIQTESGWSTARASWYGDPYGAGSTGGACGYENDVSTPPYSSLITAAASSLFNSGAGCGLCYQVKCTTHRACSGNPVTVVVTDECPGCDPQSILFDLSGTSFGTMSNSGEAGQLRNVGIQDIQYKRVACNFGVSVAFRVDAGSNQNYFAVLILFENGYGLSKVELKQAGYGGAWLSMQRSWGSVWRLNVGSGLQPPFSMRLTSGGGSGKTIVATDVIPADYNMGKTYRSRVNF, from the exons ATGGCCTTAACTTCGCGATATTCTCTTTTAGCATACTTAGCAACAATCTTATTTGTTGTACCAAACTTGTGCTATTGTTTCAATCCAAAGCTCCTAAATGTGTCGAGAATTCAGACCGAGTCGGGATGGTCTACCGCGCGAGCTAGTTGGTACGGGGATCCATATGGCGCAGGAAGTACTG GGGGTGCATGCGGGTACGAAAATGATGTTTCGACGCCGCCGTATTCTTCCCTGATAACGGCAGCCGCTTCTTCTCTTTTCAACTCCGGCGCGGGATGTGGGTTATGTTATCAG GTGAAATGTACGACGCATAGAGCTTGCTCCGGGAACCCCGTGACCGTGGTTGTAACGGACGAGTGCCCCGGCTGTGACCCACAGTCGATTCTATTTGATTTAAGCGGCACTTCGTTTGGAACCATGTCGAATTCCGGGGAAGCTGGTCAGCTTAGGAATGTGGGAATTCAAGATATACAATATAAGAG AGTAGCATGCAACTTTGGCGTATCTGTGGCGTTTCGGGTCGACGCCGGCTCCAACCAAAATTACTTCGCGGTactcattttatttgaaaacgGGTACGGTCTCTCCAAAGTCGAGCTGAAGCAGGCGGGTTACGGTGGCGCGTGGCTTTCCATGCAGAGATCTTGGGGTTCTGTGTGGAGGTTGAACGTGGGATCAGGCCTGCAGCCGCCGTTTTCGATGCGGTTAACTTCCGGAGGGGGTTCCGGCAAGACTATTGTGGCTACTGATGTTATACCTGCTGATTATAATATGGGAAAGACTTATAGATCCAGGGTCAACTTTTGA